The window CGCCACGCCGACGAGGTGGGCGCCGGCATCACGGGCTCGCACTCGCTCGAGCTGCTGTGGACGGTCATCCCGCTCGGCATCACGATGGTGATGTTCTTCTGGGGCGCCAGCGTGTACTTCCAGATCTACCGCGTGCCGCGCGGCGCGATGGAGATCTACATCACCGGCAAGCAGTGGATGTGGAAGGCGCAGCACCCGGACGGCCGCCGCGAGATCAACGAGCTGCACGTCCCCGTGGGCCGTCCCGTGAAGCTGATCCTCGGCTCCGAGGACGTCATCCACAGCTTCTTCGTCCCGGCGTTCCGCGCAAAGATGGACGTCGTCCCCGGCAGGATCACCAACCTCTGGTTTGAGTCGACGAAGGCCGGGCGTTATCACCTCTTCTGCGCTGAATACTGCGGGCTGAACCACTCCCGCATGATCGGCTCGATTGTCGTGATGGAGCCCGCCGATTTCCAGGCCTGGCTCGCGGGGGGCACGGGCGCCGAGGCGTCGCCGGCGGCCGCCGGCGAGAAGCTGTTCACCGACCTCGCGTGCCACACGTGTCATCGCGACGACTCGCTCGCACGCGGGCCGCAGCTGAGAAGCCTCTTCGGCAGGACCGTGAAGTTCCAGGACGGATCGACGGCCGTCGCCGACGAGAACTACATCCGCGAGTCGATCCTCAACCCCCAGGCGAAGGTGGTCGCCGGCTTCCAGCCGTTGATGCCGACGTTCCAGGGGATCGCAAGCGAGGAGCAGATCCTGCAGCTCATCGCGTACATCCGCTCGCTGGCCGGCG is drawn from Acidobacteriota bacterium and contains these coding sequences:
- the coxB gene encoding cytochrome c oxidase subunit II gives rise to the protein MFNSLFPTAASTYAGDVDALYFFLIAVTAFFTILIAALVAFFAVRYRRRHADEVGAGITGSHSLELLWTVIPLGITMVMFFWGASVYFQIYRVPRGAMEIYITGKQWMWKAQHPDGRREINELHVPVGRPVKLILGSEDVIHSFFVPAFRAKMDVVPGRITNLWFESTKAGRYHLFCAEYCGLNHSRMIGSIVVMEPADFQAWLAGGTGAEASPAAAGEKLFTDLACHTCHRDDSLARGPQLRSLFGRTVKFQDGSTAVADENYIRESILNPQAKVVAGFQPLMPTFQGIASEEQILQLIAYIRSLAGAEATEATAR